The nucleotide sequence ATTCCAAGAGTATTTACAAAGCTTTTTAAGTAATCGTCAACTGTAACACCATCTGGGTCACTTTTAATTGTATTAACCCCAGTATCTGTATCCTTAACAAGAGTCTTTGCGAAATCACTTCTAGTATAGTTATCAGGATTTACATCTTGAATTTTAAAAGCAACCTTTTGAAGCTTTGCAAGTGCAATGGCTCTATCCTGATCCGTGCTACCATTTACTGCATTTTCACTTGGAAGTCCATATTGATCATCATTTGCTCTTACCTTCAATGAAGGATTAGTTCCTAAAAGATCAGGATTTATAGATATATTTCCCGCCGTTATATAATCCTCCCAGTTCTTACCTGAATTTGTTGTATCATTGAAATACTTACTTGGTTTAAAAGTAGTATTTGAAGCATCTTTAGTAAAGTCTGAGTTCACAAATATAGGCAGCTCATCTAAACTTGGAGTTGAATGTACCCCATCTGAAGCTAGTTGAGATTGAGTAGGATTAACCATACCACTACTTACAGTATTTATGGCAAGTGCAATTGTTTTAGCAACTCTATTCATTTGATCTATATATCCATTTATCTTGTCCTGAACTGTTTGTTCACCATTTATATCTCCACCAACAGGCTTAAATAAACTTAAGTCACTAAAATTATATGAAGAAGCAGTACCATCCAATTTTGTCTTACCATCTGCACTTGATAGGGCAATTCCATTCTTATCAGTCATAAGTACTCTAGCTTGTTCAATCTCTTTAGCTTGAGATTCTGTCATATTAATATTCAGCTTAATTCTATTATCGCTGGAAGCCTTATTGCCAAGTTTATAATAATCTACTTCATAACTGTATATTTCTTCTCCTGCTCCGTTTTTACTTCCTGTATCTGTTCCCTTTACCACAGCATCTATATAAGAAAATCTATTAACATTGTCATTTCCAACAGATTTAACAAGTGTAGGATTTACATTTCCCACCTTATCAAGAACAGAAACATCCTCTCCATCAAAATCCGGACTGCTGTCTACATTTATGCCAAACTTCTCACTAAGTTGATCTAATAATAAGTCTCTGCTATCTTCTAAATCATTTGGTTCTTTACCAGCTTGTTTTACTGTTATTATTTGCTGATTTAAGGAATCTATTTTATCTAGCATACTATTTACGGAGATGATATCATCATTTATACCTAGTTGAACATCTCCCTTTAACTTAGTAAGTTGAGTATATATGTTATTTAACTGGTTAGTCATAGTCTGTGCATTACTTATAATACTCTTTATACTAGTTGGAGTAGCCGAACTAGCATTGGTATAGTTTTGAATTGCTGAAAAGAAAGTTGTTATAGATGCAGAAATCCCCGCACTTGAGGATTCATCAAACATACTTTCTACCTCACTCAAATAATTATTTGTAGTCTTAAATGTTCCATTTCTAGTTGTCAAATCTCTTATTTGATAATCTAAAAAACTATCCCTTACTCTTTGAACTGAATACACTTCTGCTCCAGTACCAAATAGCCCTGGTCCTGCCGCACTGTTAAGGCTTGGCATCCCATATGGTGATCTTGTTTGTATGTCAACCCTCTGTCTTGAGTATCCATCTGTTGATGCATTAGAAATATTATGTCCTGTAACATCTATCGCTTGTTGATTTACTGTAAGTCCACTAACGCCTATATTCAAAGTTCCGAATAATCCTGGCATAATTCCACCTCATTTTACTTAGTTTTACCATAACAATTATATGTTTTGGCTGCGCCATTAGGATTAATGGCATTTAATACTTTTGTTGTAAAAATAAGTCCCTGCTTAATTAATAGCTCATTAGAATCCTTTTGAAACTTTATTCTCTCAAGTAAACCTCTCATATCTAAATATAACTTATTTAAGGATTGATCATTTTGTTCCTTAAGCAGTTCTTTCATTGTCTTATTTTCTACCAATTTTAGTCTGCTCATTTCACTTGTAGCTACTTCTTTATTTATCTTTTCTATTTCCGTAACCATTTTGTCAAGTCCAAAAACATCCTTTTTAATGAGAAGCTGCTGTTGAATCAAAAGTGAATCAAGTAATTTTTCAAGAGAATGAAACTCATCACTCATAACTTTCTTTAATTCTTCTTTCATAACTAAACTTCTCTCCCTTTAATATAATCTAATATTTTTTTTGCAAGTGAATTGGCATCTACCTTATAGTTTCCTTCTGTAATTTCTTTTTTTATCTCTTCTACCCTTTTTGTACCAGCTTTTTTTATAGATTCATTTTCGGAAAAAGTACTGAGGTATCTGCCTGTATCAGATATTTCAATAACGTCTTTATCTTTAGGAGCACTATTTTTTCTGTCATTGACGCTGCTATTGAATTTATATAGCTCAATCTTGTTTCCTGCACCTATATTATTTATTTTCATAATTTTACACTCCTTAAAAGCTAGTAACTTAATTTAAAGTTTTAAAGCTATGTTATTATCTATAGTTTATTATCGTAATTACCATTTTAAAGTTTATATTGATGATTGTAAAATTTCTTACAAGCGCACATATAAAAATAACCGGGTACGATAAACCGGTTATTTAAAATAGTCTATTTTTTTAAGCTCTTTATTCTTTCTTCACTATTAACAATACTTGTAATTCTAACACCAAAATTCTCATCAACAACTACAACTTCTCCATAAGCAACCTTTTTGCCATTTACAAGTATTTCAACTGGCTCTTCTGCAAGTTTATCAAGCTCTATAAGAGACCCTGTACCAAGATTAAGTATATCTTTAATGTTTTTCTTGGCTCTACCTAGTACAACTGAAATCTCAAGAGGAACATCCAAAATAAGATCTATATTTTTAGGTGCTCCATATACATCCGAAGCTTCAAGTGGTTGAAAAGAAGCTCTATTAACTTCAACCTGAGGCTGACCATACACATGTCCTTGAGGCATCATTTGTTGCTGAGGTGCCTGATATGCTGCTTGAGGCTGCCCCCCCATTGGCTGCATTGTTTGCTGTTGTGACTGCTGCATAGGTCTCTCAATAGCTGGCTCATTAACCGAAGGTGTTTGATTCACCGGTGCAGCACTTACAGTTGGCTCAGGTGAAGGTGCTGCACTTTGTTGAACCTCTGGTTCTTCCTTATTACTGCTTCCTCCCATCATTATATCTATCATTTTTCTTGATGTATCTATAGGAAGTATCTGCATTATTTGACTATCAACTAAATCACCAATCGTTAGTTTAAATGCAACTTGAACAATATTCTCATCTTCCTTAATATTATCTGTTAATACATCAGTTTTAGAATCCCAAATTTTAGATACTGGTGGTGATATATTCACCTCACGCAGTAACATAGTAGCCATTGAAGTAGCCGCAGACCCAATCATTTGGTTCATAGCTTCTGAAACTGCACTTAGTTCAATTTCTGACAAGGTTTTACTTTCAACCTTACCATCTCCACCCATCATTAAATTGGCAATAACAGCAGCATCTGTAACCTTCATTACAAGTAAATTCTCTCCTGATATTCCGCTTACATACTTTACATCTAATGCAACATTTGGAACTTCAAAATTTTTCTTTAAAGTTTCAAGTGTTGTAACACTCACAATAGGAGTAGTTATATTTACTTTTTGCCCAATTATGGTTGAAAGTGCTGTAGATGCTGAGCCCATAGAAATATTTCCTATCTCACCTAACAAATCTTTCTCTATATCATTTAAATCATTATCACTGGCTGTATTTTCTTTTTGTTCTTCAGGTGAATCAGAACTACTGTCTCCTCCATTTAAAAGAGAATCTATCTCCTCCTGTGAAAGAAATCCATCACTCATATTTTCCCACATCCTTATCAATTTTATCTAATATCTTGATTCCCATATTCTTGCCCAAGATTCCAGGCGCAGCCAAATAATGTAAATTGTCATATATATATACGGGAACCGGATCGCTGCACTTACTATTTAAAGTTATTACATCTCCAATAGATAATCTTAAAAAATCTTCCACAGTTATTTCAGTTTGCCCTAACTTAGCTATTACAGGAACTTCTACTACGTCTAACCTCTTTCTAAGTTCTACTCTTGATTCTTTAACTATTTCTTCATCATTTTCCTGATACCAATATTGTACAACGAGTTTATCAAGTATCTTTTCTATACTTAGATAAGGTATACAAATATTTATATAAGTGTGACTATTTCCAACATCTACGGAAAAAGTTATAAGTGCAACTGGCTCATGAGGAGCTAAAGTTTGATTAAGCGCTGGATTTGTTTCAAGAGATTCTATCTCTGGCTCAACATTAATTACTTCCCCCCATGCTAATTTTAGATTATCAATTAAACCTTGATTTATCTTCATAATAATATTCTTATCTATATCAGTTATCTCTCTTGGCTTATATTTTCCTGCACCATTACCACCAAGAAGAATGTCTATAGCCTGATATATAAACTGAGGATTTGTTTCATACAAAATAGATCCTTTAAGAGGCGGCATTCTAAATATTGTTAAAATTGTTGGATTTGGAACTGAATGAATAAACTCCTCATAGGTTATCTGTTCAACTGTTTCTATTTTTACCTTTACATTATCCCTAAGTTGTGCTGTTAAATAATTGGACATTATTCTTGAATAATTATCATGAATAAGCTCAAGGGTTCTTATATGCTCCTTAGCAAACTTCTGCGGACTCGTAAAATCATATACTTTTACTTTTTGCTTTTCCTCTTCTTTTGGAAGTTCATCAGGCTGAAGTTCACCGGAGGATAAGGCAGATAATAGGGCATCTATTTCACTTTGTGATAAAACGTCTGCCATAATTTTCCCTCATTTCTTTTCATTTCTTCATTATCAATTCATTATCAATTCTTTATTAACTTATCAATGTCAATAAGAGTGACTATTCTATCCTTAAAATTAATAACGCCTTTTACATAATCCTTCTTGTCGTCATCTACTTTTTCTATCAAATTTTCATCTATATCTAATACTTCATCTACTTGATTAACGGATATTCCAACTGGTTCCTCTTCTAATCTTAGTATTATTATACTCTCATCTTCACATTCAGATTCGTCTATATCAAGAAGAAGATTTATATCTAACAATGATTGTACGTTACCTCTTATATTTATGAGGCCCTTAACATAATCAGGTGCCTTGGGTACTTTTGTTACAGTCATGCTCTCAACAATAGTCTGAACCCTTGATGTTTCAACTGCAAACTGCTCATCATTTAACTTAAAAACAACAACCTGCATTATCTCACCCCTATTTACTCTTATAATAGCTTCAAGTGAACCCTATGAAGCGTTAAATAAATACTCTATTTATCCTAAAGCCTTTTTAATAGCCTCAAGAACTCTATCCTGTTGGAAAGGCTTTACTATAAAGTCTCTTGCACCTGCTCTTATGGCATCCATAACCATTGTTTGTTGTCCCATTGCAGAACACATTATAACTCTTGCTGCTGGATCAAAAGCTTTTATAGCTTTGACAGCTTCTATACCATCCATATCTGGCATAGTTATATCCATTGTAACTACATCTGGTTTTTCCTTTTTATAAATTTCAACAGCCTTTAGACCGTTACTTGCTTCACCCACTATTTCAAAACCATTCTTCTCCAATATATCCTTAATCATCATTCTCATAAAAGCAGCATCGTCAACAATTAAAACTTTAGCCATTTTTTTCAACCTCCATATTAATTTACTCCTAAAATATTTAGTATCTTTTCTAGTGAACCAGGCATTGGTATGTAATAAAAATGCCCGCTTATATTTTTAGTTTTGTCTTGAAGAAAAACTGTTTCCAAATCAAGAACATTATCATCACATTGACCAGCTTCTATAAAACTAGTTGTAAGAATTGCACCTAACATATCATAACTAAAAGCTGGAACTGATGGTGTTATAACCAAATTTGTAAACTTAGATATAGCATTCATATATGAACTAGATATTATATTTCCTATTTCACATAGCACTGAAGAGCTCAAATCTGTTAAATCATCATCCTTAATACCTGTTAATGTTTCGACTATTTCAACAGCCGTTTCCTTTTCAAATACGAACAAAATATTTCCAGGAGTATCTCCAAGTACCCTAACCACAACTCCAACTGCTACTTTTTCTTCACCAATTTCTGAAAAAAGAGTATCAAATGGAACTATATTAATATCTGGTACTGTCATATCTATTTTTTTATTTAATAGTTGTGACAAAGCTGTTGCAGCATTGCCAGAACCAATGTTTACAACCTCTTTTATTGCATCTAGTTGCATAGGCGTTAATTGTGAATAGTTCATAATTGTCCTCCTTTAAACTAGAGACGCAACATCGAGTATCAAAGTTACGAGACCATCTCCCAATATGGTTGCACCAATGTATTCTTTTAAACCTTTCAAGGTCTTTCCAAGTGGTTTTATTACAATATCCTGCTGTCCAATAAGTGAATCTACTAGTAATCCTGCCATCTTATCTCCTACTTTTACTATTACTATATATACCTTATCACTATTTGCCTTTTCAAGCCCTAACTTTTCATTAATTCTAACTATTGGGAGAACCTTACCTCTGTATATTATAACCTCTTTATTATTAGTTTTCTTTATTTCTGCCTCCTTATAATCAATTACACTGTCAATAGCATTTAAAGAAATAGCAAGATTTTCTTCTCCTACTTTTACTAATAATGCAGTGATAATTTGAAGAGTTAATGGTAATTTTATAGTAAATGTACTACCTTTACCTTTCTCCGTAGTCATATCAACTGTTCCGCCAAGAGACTGTATTTTTGTTTTTACAACATCCATACCAACCCCTCTTCCGGATATATCTGTTACTTTATCATTTGTACTAAATCCTTGATCGAATATCAAATTTGTTATTTGTTCTTCTGTCAGATTTTCTGTACTAATTCCTCTTTCTTCAGCCTTTTCTCTTACTTTTTCTACATCAATTCCATAACCATCATCTTGAACTTTTATTACTGCCTTAGTTCCTTCTTGATATGCTATAAGCCTTACTTTTCCTACGGGATCCTTACCAGCTTTAAGTCTATCCTCTTTTGATTCTATACCGTGGTCAGCTGCATTTCTAATAAGATGTATTAGTGGTTCTCCTATTTCATCTATAACCGTTCTATCAAGTTCGGTATCCTGACCTTCTATAATAAGTTCCATTTCTTTGTCAAGTTCTACTGATAAATCTCTTATCATTCTTGGGAACCTATTAAATACAGTATCTAATGGAAGCATTCTTATTTTCATGACCAAATCTTGAAGGTCATTTGTAGTCCTAGCAACCTGCTCTAAAGTTTCATTAAGTTCAACAAGCTTATAGCTTTGACTTATTTGTTCAAGCCTTGTTCTATTTATAACCAACTCTGATACCATATTTAAAAATCTATCAAGTTTTTCTAAATCAACTCTAACAGATTGATGAACTTTTTTATGTGATTGAGTCTGACTATTCTTTTTGGCTGCTGGCTTAGCACTAGGCTTTGCTTTTGAAACAGGTTCAGGTTTGCTTTTATTAGATTCCTCAACCTTATCCTTCTTATCATCAGATGCTTTTTCTTCACCAACTTTATATCTAGCTTTAAGCTTATCTAATGTTAATTGCTCTACATTTATGCTTTCCACCTCTGAAATTTCCTTTAATATCTCAGTTACGTCTTTCTCATCCTTGCTAGTTAGATATACAAGTTGTATTTCAAATTCAAAATTTTCTGCTTCCAAATCTTCAGTTCCAGGAACAGACTTTGTTATTTCGCCCCATTCCTCAAGACTCTTAAATATTAAAAAGGCTCTAGCTGATTTAAGTAAAGTTGCTTTACTTAAATTAATATCTATATAAAAGGCATTATATCCTTTTTCAATAGCTTGCTTCATAACATTTAAATCATACTCATTAAGAGCTATTTTAGCATCACTACTACCATCATTATCATTTTCTTCACTATTTTTATCGTTACTATCTTCTAAATTTTGAGCCTTTTCTTCATTTTTATTAGAATTAACCATACCAGCTATAGATTCAAGTTTTGTTATTATATCATCTACGGGTATCTCTTCCTCTTCTCCATTTTGAATGTTATCAACCATCTGCTCAAGTGTATCTAAACATTTGAACAAAATAGTTACAACCTCTTGAGTAACTTTAAGCTCACCATCTCTAAACTCAGAAAGAACATCCTCCATCTTATGAGTCAATGCTGCCATCGTATTGTAGCCCATAGTAGCCGCCATACCTTTTATAGTATGCGCAACTCTAAATATTTCATTTAGTTTATCTACATTCTCTGGCTCCTGCTCTAATTGAAGGAGTGCTTCATTTAAAGTTTGTAAATTATCCATAGATTCTTCTAAAAATATCGACAAATATTGAGATGTATCCATAAATTCCCCTCCTTACAGCTTCCTATAAATAAAGGTCGAAGCTTTTTCAAAACCATATTCTTTATAGTTATATATGCTTTCAGTAGCTCCCACAAAAAGCAATCCACCTTTTTTTAATGATTGACTGAATTTCTTGTATATTTTTTCCTTGACATCTTGATTGAAATATATAACAACATTCCTACATATTACAAGGTCAAAATTGTTATCATAAGAATCTAATATCAAATCATGCTTCTTAAATGTTATCATTTTTTTTATTTTATCAACTATAATATATTTATCGCCTACAATTCTAAAATATTTATCTAAATCTTGTTTTTCTACATTTTTTATTTCATTTTCTGTATACTCTCCAAGTTTCGCTTTATTTAATATAGTAGAATCAATGTCTGTTGCTATTATATTATTTTTTCTTAGAGAATCCAATTTATCTAGTATAATGGCTATTGAATACGGCTCAGCTCCTATTGAGCATGCAGCACTCCATATTTTAAGCGGTTCTTTACTAGAGTATAACATATTTTTTATCTCTTTTTCTGCTTCCCTAAATATTTCAGGATTTCTAAAAAATTCAGTGACATTTATAGTTATAAAATCTAAAAATCTTTGCCTCTGCTCTGGATCCTTTTTTAACATAGAAACATATTCATCTATAGAAGAAGCACCTACTCTTGATATTAAGCTAAGTATTCTCCTATGGAGCTGATTTTCCTTATAAGCAAATAAATCTAAACCAAAATCCTTTAGTACCCAATTCTTAAATTCCCCTATATCCATAGTCTACCTCCTAAGACCTCTTACTATTTTTATTATCTCATCAGCTACATTATCTATTGGAACAACAAGATCCACCTTTCCAGTTTCAAATGCTGCTTTAGGCATTCCATATATAACACATGTTGTTTCAGATTCTGAAATAGTTACACCACCGTTATCTTTAATAATTCCTGTTCCATTAGATCCATCCTTACCCATTCCCGTTAACACAGCACTAACTATATGGGATTTAAAAATTTTAGAAGCAGAAATAAATAGTTTATCCACTGCCGGTCTTACTCCCCATATAGGCGGTTCTTTGGTAAGCTTTATTCTTGAATTTGAATCTACTTCCATATGATATCCTCCAGGAGCTACATAAACAACTCCCTTTCTATAAGTCTCTCCATCTGTTGCCTCTTTTACTTCTATTGCACTATTATCATTAAGTCTATCTGCAAAAGCTTTCGTAAAACCAACAGGCATATGTTGAACAACAAATACTGGAACATTCATATCTTTAGGAAACTTTGTAATAACTTTATACAATGCTTTAGGTCCACCTGTAGATGCTCCTATAACTACTGCTTCTATGCTATCACTACTTATACGATTTGTTTCCCTCCTTATAACAGGATTAATTGGTGCAGGATTCTTATTTGTATTTTGGCTATATGCTACCCTTATTCTTTTTATGAGATCATCCTTCATCTTAGAAAGTTCAAATGGCTTTTCAGGCTTTGGAATAAAATCAAAGGCCCCTAAATAAAGACATTCCATAGTGTACTTCATCCCTTTTTGAGAAATACTACTAAACACTATTATCGGTATGTCAATTTTTAATGATTTAACAGCTTTAAGAGTTTCAATACCATTCATAACCGGCATTTCTATATCTAAAGTTATAACATCTGGTTTCATAACCTTTAACTTATTTAACAAATCCTGTCCATTTATTGCAGTACCAATAACTTCAATATTATCATTACTTTCTAACATGTCACATATTAATCTTCTCATAAGCACTGAATCATCTACCACAATAACTTTTATTTTTTCCAATGTTATCACTCCATCTAAATTTTTCTAATACCCATACCAACTGTTCTAATATCGACACTTCCATCAAGAGTATTAAAAATCATTGTTCTGCCTTTATTTCCTCCAATATCTTGACTTAACAATGGTACATTTAATTCTTTAAGTACTTTCTTAACTGATATACCATTTCTATTGCCTATATCCATGTTCATATTTTTATCCGAAAAATTAAACATTGATGCTCCACCTGCTATTTTAGCTTTCATATTTCTAATATTAGCACCCATTCCCTCCATTTTCTTTATAAGTATAGGAATTGCTAAATCAGCAAACTTATAAGGATTTGTTACCTTACTAAATTGTGTGCTATCAGGAAGCATTATATGCGAAAGTCCTCCTAATTTATTTTTACTATCATAAATAGCTATGCCAATACATGAACCTAACCCAACAGTTATTATCCTATTCGGAGAAAATGCAGTATTAAGATCTGCTATTCCTACCCTTATCTCTTTTATGTTCTCTCTTTCTTCCATAACAATACCCGAACTACCTACAGCAGTTCCTTTTCCTCATCTGTTAATATTTTGGATATATCAAGAAAAATAACTATTTTGTTATCTATTTTTATGAGACCTTTGATATAACGTTTTGACATACCTGATATAACATTTGGCGGCTGCTCAATATCTTCAGGACCTATATCTCTAACTTCTGATACTAAATCAACAATTATTCCAATTTTACCATTATGAATCTTAGACACTATAACCTTTGTTTCATCAGTTATGTCACTTTCTGGAAGATTAAATCTTTTTGATAGTGAAATTACCGGAAGTATCTTACCTTCATAGTTTATTACACCATCAACAAAACTAGGAACATCCGGTAATTTTGTTGACATTTCATGACCTAAAATTCTTTCAACTTGAATAATATCTGCTGCGTAGTATTCTTTATCGACAACAAATATAAGCACCTTTACACTGTCCATCATATGCTACCTCCTATAATAATAATTTATCAACAATAAGTTCATCATCCTTATTTACATATACATGGATACCTTTGCAAGGGTTTTCCACTACATATTCTTTATTGCCAATAGCAAATATGGTATTTTGATAGGCGATTTCTGCATATATGTTGCCATGTTTTTCAACTTGTACTTTTGTGGATACTCCACCTATGCTTCCAACTACACCACATTTAACTTCATTACCTGCCTTTATAACTCCACCTCTTGCTATAGAATTATCATTAGTAAAGATAACATTATTTTTAGCAGTCAAATCAGAAATATATTCTCCTTTACCAGTTATAAATATATTACCTGAGCTTTCTATTTTTGAATTTTGGCAATACCCAACACTTACATCTACAGGTACAGAAAGCATGGATTTCAAATTAGAAACCCTATCTTCGCAAAGCGATGTTACCTGTGTAAGCTCGTCCAAACTTTCTATGCTAAGAGGCCCCATACCAATTAGTCTAGCTTTAAATAGACTTATAATATCAGAATTTTCCTCTCTATCACATATATCTATAAACTTCTCACATAATCTGGGTACTAATCTAAATTTCCCTTCTAACAAAACCTTTAAAATCTGTCCATCTGTAGATGCTTTTCCATGCATATTATAATGTTTTACTTGCTCTACTGCCTCTAAGAGATTCTTTATGTTTACATCTATTGTATTAAGAAATTCCAGCTGCTTTAGTACAAATACATCTTCTCCTCCACCATATACGTTAGAGAAAATAGCATTCTTTTCTATAAAGATATTTCCACTAGCTGACACTATTGCATTTTGAACGTTTTGATCTATTTTTACATTGTGTTCGGATTCAACCTTCATACTCTCGCTTACACTTCCATGAATAAAAACATCTCCAACAAATTTTATGTTTCCTGTTTTCAAGTCAACATCTGAATTCACTTCATGTATTGCTATAACTGATATTTTATTCCCAGAGTATATAGGTTCGCCCTTTCGTGTTGAGACAACTGTGTTTTCATCTTTAAATTCACAGCCTTCACCTATATTAATCTTTATTTCTTTACCATTTTTCTTTTTTATTTCATTTCCAAATATATCCTTACCATTATGTCCTTCTTTTCCAATATGCCTAATAGCGAGCACAGACCCCTCATCTACAGCATTTACAAAACCTATACTTTTAAAATCTATTTTACCATTTTCATTTTCTTGAAACTTATTATTTCCTCTGACATCAAATTTAAACTCAACTTCATCATCTTCATCGTTTTCAACCTTCATTCCCTGTGCAATAAGCATATCTACTATTTCTTTATCAGAGTTACACTTTGATAAATTTTCTTCCAATATTCCATAAGTTACACCACTTGCCTTTAATGCATCTAATATTTCAGCTTGTGTATATACAGGGGGTTTTTCTACTCTTAAAACTTCACTTTCTAAAACTACTTTATTTGAAGACTCTGCATCCTTTAGTTTGTACACTTTTTTGTTAATGTAGCTTATGCTTATGTAAGCATTCATTTTATCTGGTGAAGTGCTTATATTTATTCTTCTTTCCGGTTTTTCTATTTCCTGAAAAACCACCTCTATATTACTAGAACTACATACCTCACTAGAATCTTTAACATCTTTATCATTAACCTTGACGCCTATATTCTTAGGCACTACGATAGTCGCACTTTTTCCTCCCTCTACAGGATCTTTAACAACTATCTTACCATCTAAAATCTGAATGGTACCATCTTTCTTATTCTCTGATTCTTTGTTTTCACTTTTATCCACAATCTCAACTGCTATCGACGCTTTCTTCTTAAATATTCCGTTTTTCACTTCTATAACTTCATACTTAATATCTTCTTTCAATACGTTGTATTTATTACAAGCCTTCTCGATGCATTCATCAATTGTGGAGCCATTAAATACTTCTCTCTCCATATAAATAATCTCCCCATACAAAATAATTATTTTATTAAGTAAAAGTATAATACCAAGCTCATCATATTTTTTACTTAATTTATCGTAAGCTTTCATCAAACCTTTATAATTATAAGTCTTTAATTAATTTTATTAATTACTTTAATCCAGTATCATTTATACTAACATTGTATATCATTTTTTTAACTTCTACTATCAAAATTTTTTATATAATTACTTATATAATCGTCATAAGCTTTCCTTATATTCCTTATCATCTCAGTTCCCTGAGAGTTAAACTTTATATCATCAACTTGACATATAGGTAATACTTTAGGTGATGTACCCGAAATAAACAATCCTTCAAACTGATCTATTTTTTTATAATTTATTTTTTCATCCACAACTGTATAGCCACATTGTTTACAAATTTCAACTATAATCTCTCTTGTTATTCCAGGAAGTACATCCTCCACAGGTGCTGTATACACTGTATTGCTTTTAACCATGAATATATTCGATTTACTACCTTCTGTTATATTACCATTTCTATCTACAAGTATAGCCTCAAATACCCCCTTTTCTTTTATTTTTTT is from Clostridium acetobutylicum ATCC 824 and encodes:
- a CDS encoding chemotaxis protein CheC, with amino-acid sequence MNYSQLTPMQLDAIKEVVNIGSGNAATALSQLLNKKIDMTVPDINIVPFDTLFSEIGEEKVAVGVVVRVLGDTPGNILFVFEKETAVEIVETLTGIKDDDLTDLSSSVLCEIGNIISSSYMNAISKFTNLVITPSVPAFSYDMLGAILTTSFIEAGQCDDNVLDLETVFLQDKTKNISGHFYYIPMPGSLEKILNILGVN
- a CDS encoding chemotaxis protein CheA yields the protein MDTSQYLSIFLEESMDNLQTLNEALLQLEQEPENVDKLNEIFRVAHTIKGMAATMGYNTMAALTHKMEDVLSEFRDGELKVTQEVVTILFKCLDTLEQMVDNIQNGEEEEIPVDDIITKLESIAGMVNSNKNEEKAQNLEDSNDKNSEENDNDGSSDAKIALNEYDLNVMKQAIEKGYNAFYIDINLSKATLLKSARAFLIFKSLEEWGEITKSVPGTEDLEAENFEFEIQLVYLTSKDEKDVTEILKEISEVESINVEQLTLDKLKARYKVGEEKASDDKKDKVEESNKSKPEPVSKAKPSAKPAAKKNSQTQSHKKVHQSVRVDLEKLDRFLNMVSELVINRTRLEQISQSYKLVELNETLEQVARTTNDLQDLVMKIRMLPLDTVFNRFPRMIRDLSVELDKEMELIIEGQDTELDRTVIDEIGEPLIHLIRNAADHGIESKEDRLKAGKDPVGKVRLIAYQEGTKAVIKVQDDGYGIDVEKVREKAEERGISTENLTEEQITNLIFDQGFSTNDKVTDISGRGVGMDVVKTKIQSLGGTVDMTTEKGKGSTFTIKLPLTLQIITALLVKVGEENLAISLNAIDSVIDYKEAEIKKTNNKEVIIYRGKVLPIVRINEKLGLEKANSDKVYIVIVKVGDKMAGLLVDSLIGQQDIVIKPLGKTLKGLKEYIGATILGDGLVTLILDVASLV
- a CDS encoding CheR family methyltransferase is translated as MDIGEFKNWVLKDFGLDLFAYKENQLHRRILSLISRVGASSIDEYVSMLKKDPEQRQRFLDFITINVTEFFRNPEIFREAEKEIKNMLYSSKEPLKIWSAACSIGAEPYSIAIILDKLDSLRKNNIIATDIDSTILNKAKLGEYTENEIKNVEKQDLDKYFRIVGDKYIIVDKIKKMITFKKHDLILDSYDNNFDLVICRNVVIYFNQDVKEKIYKKFSQSLKKGGLLFVGATESIYNYKEYGFEKASTFIYRKL
- a CDS encoding protein-glutamate methylesterase/protein-glutamine glutaminase — translated: MEKIKVIVVDDSVLMRRLICDMLESNDNIEVIGTAINGQDLLNKLKVMKPDVITLDIEMPVMNGIETLKAVKSLKIDIPIIVFSSISQKGMKYTMECLYLGAFDFIPKPEKPFELSKMKDDLIKRIRVAYSQNTNKNPAPINPVIRRETNRISSDSIEAVVIGASTGGPKALYKVITKFPKDMNVPVFVVQHMPVGFTKAFADRLNDNSAIEVKEATDGETYRKGVVYVAPGGYHMEVDSNSRIKLTKEPPIWGVRPAVDKLFISASKIFKSHIVSAVLTGMGKDGSNGTGIIKDNGGVTISESETTCVIYGMPKAAFETGKVDLVVPIDNVADEIIKIVRGLRR
- a CDS encoding chemoreceptor glutamine deamidase CheD, which produces MEERENIKEIRVGIADLNTAFSPNRIITVGLGSCIGIAIYDSKNKLGGLSHIMLPDSTQFSKVTNPYKFADLAIPILIKKMEGMGANIRNMKAKIAGGASMFNFSDKNMNMDIGNRNGISVKKVLKELNVPLLSQDIGGNKGRTMIFNTLDGSVDIRTVGMGIRKI
- a CDS encoding chemotaxis protein CheW; amino-acid sequence: MMDSVKVLIFVVDKEYYAADIIQVERILGHEMSTKLPDVPSFVDGVINYEGKILPVISLSKRFNLPESDITDETKVIVSKIHNGKIGIIVDLVSEVRDIGPEDIEQPPNVISGMSKRYIKGLIKIDNKIVIFLDISKILTDEEKELL